One Roseofilum reptotaenium CS-1145 DNA segment encodes these proteins:
- a CDS encoding AAA family ATPase — translation MDQEQRIRIQNFRCFKDLEVKGFKRVNLIGGQNNIGKTTLLEALSLYFHPNPSSISCLKEVRKESDEELTKRPKDAWKNLFHGENDTDSIFLDGCFNGDNQNIVISVRDAIQIGVFETFFEDIEGTNIAKKMVSLLQETNPKSTLEIQRIHNKYQPSKRYIVANTRGLFSPDFNHQEPIPFLSSYYYLSNEQIARKYDRIDFDGKGKEVLQLLQTLDESIEGLRTYSHIEPTLYVQTKTQKRGLPITLFGDAIYRTTVIALELLSQENPVLFIDEIENGIHHTNQQKVWQALFHLSNQLNTMIFATTHSLEMIQAFKQAGDEFPDRGAYIELAHDPRTDNIVAITRDTDVLEYELERNKPVRGE, via the coding sequence ATGGATCAAGAACAAAGGATCAGAATACAAAATTTTCGTTGCTTCAAAGACTTGGAAGTTAAAGGATTTAAGAGAGTCAATTTGATCGGCGGTCAAAATAATATTGGTAAAACCACATTATTAGAAGCTTTATCCCTTTACTTTCATCCTAATCCATCAAGCATTTCTTGTCTAAAAGAAGTCAGGAAAGAATCTGATGAGGAGCTAACAAAGCGCCCAAAAGATGCTTGGAAAAATCTGTTTCATGGAGAAAATGACACGGATAGTATATTTCTTGATGGATGTTTCAATGGTGACAATCAAAACATAGTTATTTCGGTTCGCGATGCAATCCAAATAGGTGTTTTTGAAACTTTTTTTGAAGATATTGAAGGTACAAACATTGCAAAAAAAATGGTCAGTTTACTTCAAGAAACTAACCCTAAATCAACGCTCGAAATACAACGAATTCATAACAAATACCAGCCATCGAAAAGATATATAGTTGCCAATACTAGAGGATTATTTTCACCGGATTTTAATCATCAAGAACCTATTCCGTTTCTTTCTTCATATTATTATCTGTCAAATGAACAGATTGCTCGGAAATATGACCGAATTGATTTTGATGGGAAAGGTAAAGAAGTCTTGCAACTACTGCAAACCCTTGATGAATCGATTGAAGGTTTACGCACCTATTCCCATATTGAGCCAACCTTGTATGTGCAAACGAAAACGCAAAAAAGAGGATTACCGATTACTTTGTTTGGGGATGCGATATATCGGACAACTGTGATTGCCTTGGAATTACTCAGTCAAGAAAACCCTGTTTTATTTATAGATGAAATTGAAAACGGGATTCATCACACCAATCAACAAAAGGTTTGGCAAGCTTTGTTTCATTTGTCGAACCAGTTAAATACTATGATTTTTGCTACGACTCACAGTTTAGAAATGATTCAAGCGTTTAAGCAAGCAGGAGATGAATTTCCAGATCGAGGTGCTTATATTGAATTGGCTCACGATCCGAGAACAGATAATATTGTCGCAATTACTAGAGATACAGATGTTTTAGAATATGAGCTAGAACGGAATAAACCGGTGAGAGGAGAATAG